A genomic region of Miscanthus floridulus cultivar M001 chromosome 3, ASM1932011v1, whole genome shotgun sequence contains the following coding sequences:
- the LOC136544431 gene encoding F-box protein At5g03100-like yields MAADQGNVVVVGCLGGEADRISDLPDHLLHRILICLPSTDDAARTSVLSRRWRGDWTHLPELALRYCSPERVDAALAAWSAPVLHRLEIALPSGSRHVTSDHVCSWLRFASERLAGELRLSLSWHEEVIVLPVRGRFTAISLASAGDYIPHLRPAGGVFTALAALTIKRARMEGRELEEVVSSVLTLPTLEGHHPAEQTSYPLHTIGLT; encoded by the coding sequence ATGGCCGCGGATCAGGggaacgtcgtcgtcgtcggctgCCTCGGGGGCGAGGCCGATCGCATCAGCGACCTGCCCGatcacctcctccaccgcatcctgaTCTGCCTTCCGAGCACCGACGACGCGGCGCGCACCAGCGTCCTCTCCCGTCGCTGGCGCGGCGACTGGACCCACCTCCCCGAGCTCGCCCTCCGCTACTGCAGCCCCGAGCGCGTGGACGCCGCCCTGGCCGCGTGGTCCGCTCCGGTCCTCCACCGCCTCGAGATCGCTTTGCCGTCTGGCTCGCGCCATGTCACGTCGGACCACGTCTGTTCGTGGCTGCGATTCGCCTCGGAGCGCCTAGCTGGCGAGCTCCGCCTCTCGCTGTCATGGCACGAGGAGGTGATCGTGCTTCCCGTACGCGGGAGGTTTACGGCCATCAGCTTAGCATCCGCGGGGGACTATATTCCTCACCTGCGCCCCGCTGGCGGCGTTTTCACGGCGCTGGCCGCCCTGACGATAAAGCGCGCCCGCATGGAGGGCCGCGAACTGGAAGAAGTCGTGTCCTCAGTCCTCACGCTGCCCACGCTTGAAGGACATCATCCTGCTGAGCAGACATCATATCCTCTCCATACGATCGGACTCACTTGA